The nucleotide sequence TGCTGTAATTGCAGTGATTGACAGCAGTGATAGAGCTAGGATCTCTTTAATGAAGGATGAACTTTTCAGGTTGCTGGGTCATGAAGATTTACAACATTCAGTCATCCTTGTCTTTGCTAATAAACAAGATATCAAGGATGCTATGACTCCTGCTGAAATCACTGATGCTCTGTCACTTCACAGCATCAAGGATCATGATTGGCATATACAAGCTTGCAGTGCCATCTCAGGAGACGGCCTTTATGATGGTCTTGGATGGATTGCCGGGCGAGTAACTGGCAAAGCATGATGTGGGTTTGCTGGAAACTAAGgatgacatttattttaatgaacTGTATTATTGTGACAAGTGACAAAAATATAtgtatcatttatatttcaaagAAAGAATCAAGCCAGGCTAGTGTGTGTATGAATTGCTGTGCAGAAGAAGATTATTCAGTAATCTATTAAGTCACACACATTTTCCCAAATTGTTATAGAAAGAAGCCTCTGCATTGCATGCACCTTGGCCACTTCCTTTTATCTGTTTGCTGCTTCCTCTCATCAATTAGCCTATTTTTATGGCTGTTTCCTTGCCTTGTTGGCTGTATATAATAGCGATtggtttgaaaaatatttatttaagaatGGCGAAAGTAAACAATTTATATCCGAAGAAATACTTAATAGTGAGCATCTCTTTGTCCAGGAATGATCCTCAGAATTATGTACAGTTAAATCTTACTGATGATggttagaaaagaaaataagcCATAACATTTAAATGTAAGTAATTAGAATAATCATCGCATCTTGTACCTGAAAAAATCTCACATGGTCACATATAATATTCAATACAGTCGTATCTAGATGTGGTCAAACACTGACTCATGGTCATTTTGTCTTGTACTGTCAAGCAAAACATCACAGAAGCACAAACAATACTTAGATGATTCTTCCAAACATGAAATCAGAAATCATGAGAGCCAGCACATGTTTTATACCTATCTGATAAACTTGGCTTATCAACTGCAGGAACATTTCCTGACTAACTCTACATAAACAATTGATGCTTGAGTTCAAAGTAAAATATCCATTTCAGAATCGTAGTAAAATTTAAGAGGCAGTTGACTATGCCAAAACATGTCAACAAATTAACATTATGGAAGGcaaattaacattaattttgaaaagtaaagCCTTGAGAACATCAACCATCAGAACTTGACCACCATTTCCTACCCCAACTTTACTTGATTCTCCAATCTTTGATTAAATACGCCTGCCCTTTGGAACAATTTGGTCTTTAAGCCACATGTAAATTGGAACTAGTACATAGTAAGTGGCTGCAATTGTACCAAGAATGAGCCTTGACAGAAACACCAATGGATTTACAGGCTTCTGTACATCCTCTACCTTCGGACCAAGCTACATAAAAACATGCATATAAAGAAGAACTTAGTGcttgatgaattttgatatgTAAAGAAGAACTTTGGAGGATGTATTCTATAGTACCTGAAGGGGAGAGTCGCCTGATAAAGGCTTGACACCAGTGACAGAACAACCCATGATGAGGCCGTGCCGCCGTACACCACGATACCATTTTGGACCTATCCTTTTCAGCTTGACATCTTTGAAACCAGCCTTTTTAAACCATTCAATATACTCTTCCTCTTTAGGGAAGAGCATCCATACGTCTGCAAAGAATTGAGACAACCAAAATGTTGGGTATACAGGACCTATAATGCACGCTTTGCCTCCTATTTTCAGAACTCTGTATGCTTCTTTAATGCCACGCTGTGGATCAGGCCAGTATTCAATACTGAACAACATATAATCTTATGTTACATTGATACATAATAAGGAGAGACAGATGCTAACATATCATCATAAAGagtgttgttatatttttgcttttttgaCTAATGATCATGAAGTTTGAAATCAAGTTACcattttcctctaaaaaatgaATGAGTAAATTGAAAAATTGGTCATGGAAATTGAAAATGTCGATCAAAATAGtctcaattttttgaaaatctaCAAACACATCACTAAATATGTGGCTCCTCCACGTTCTTTCCACGTCAAGGCCACTACACTAGGACCAGTTTGTCTATGAAATTAAGGTCCCTCAAGGACTAATTTATCAATAATTAGTTCATGCACAATTGCAAGTTTGGAACTACCAATAATTTTTTCGTTACCTAAATTTCATAGACAAAATAGACCCTAATGAGTTGACATTGATGTGGGATCAACGTGCAGTATAATATGTCTACTTAATGGGTCACATCATAGCCTCTATGGGTAGACATTAATAAAGTGACCattttgaatgatattttagaattttaatgaTATATTTGCCAATTCGCAAAATTGATGGACTATTTTGATTGATGCTTACTATAATTCGAGGACCAATTTTCCCATTTAGTAGTAAAACAAAAAGCTTTAGTTACCATAAAAGATGCTCACAGTCATGATTCATGAAtgataacttttcatttttcaaatattttggtCCTATGATTATAAGACTAagatttgattatgatttaaCTTATAAAGTTCAAATTGGCATCAGCTATCAATTATTCTCCAACCATGCCTTAATTTTGAGTCCAAACCGTGACAGATAACTCATAGTGTTTTAACTTCAGAGAAAAAAAGTGAACTTAATTGACAAACATGAAgactaattaaattaattacaaaGCTTACTTGCAGTATATACAATGAAGGGGGCAAAGTTACTGAGAAGAAAGAACTGTGACAACACAATACCTTCCAGCAGAAACATATCGGTCAGCATAATCAGTTGGAAATGGAAGATCTTCTGCATCGCCTTCAATTATCTTACATTCTTTCAATGCTTCCTTCTTCTTAGCCCTAGCAAGCTGATGAGGAGACTGATCAAGAATTGTAACATTTTTAGCATCAACATGCTTCACTATACCAAGAGTAGTGAATCCAGTTCCTCCTCCAACATCCACAACTCGCATTCTCCGGTCATACAAATCAGCAGGCTCAAGTGCATCATCTCTCATGTCTTCAGTCCAATGACCTGgatttattatatgatcatataCAATTGACAAAAACCTGTAAAACCAAAATGCTTCTTTCTTGTGTTGGATGAATCTTGGCTGAGAAGAAGGCCTTGCGGATGAGATGCTGCATCGCGGTGTCAAGTTTCTTGCACCGTATTTGTTGCCATATGAAACTACATTATTTCTGAAGAAACACTTCTTGTGAAAGTTAAGACTCACAGAACCTAATCCAGATGGAACTATGCTATTAATAAGCTTTGTATTTTCAGCACCACTAAGCATTAAGGAGGCCATGGAGTTGCAGAAATTAATACTAAGACTCTTCCAAGGAAATTAacacttttatatatataatttatgacAGTTTATATCATAGAAATGAGACATGGATGGTTTGGAATTTGCAACTGAATTGGAAAATGGTAAGGTacataatgttatggattatgcTGCAATATAACTAAGTGGATATGCACCACATAATACATGTGAGTGGTGCTGATTGGATTATGCTTGTAACTCTGTTGTTCCATTCACCACTGAGGTATTGCTATCACATGAAATGATGAAAAGCATAGTGTAttggatttttatattttttggtatattttattattagagGCACAGGAATATGTGACACACCAGACATATCTTCACACATTTTGAGTGATACATGCAGAACAGTTTGATTGTCACAAATTATTTACGAGTGttgctagaaaaaaaaaatctaatataataaagacaataattttaaatgaaattttaatatagGTGGTATCTTATAAATGATGAATGtcacaaacaaaatatttcctacttttttttcttcttccatttaattaattattggtGCTTGTAGACCAGATCACCCATTTATGGAGCCCAAGCAGACCATATCTATTTACAAAATAACTTTGGGTTTCGTTATTCCTACCATTCTCTTTTTCAATTTCTATCCCctatctaacttttttttttcttcaaataaaaatagTCTGAGGAACACTTTGATTGCGAGTTTGTAGGTGAAGGAAGGGGAGGGCTTTGGAAAAAAGaggaagtggaagaaatagaagactttaaaagagaggattttgagAGGTAAGATTTTCTTGATGGACATTGCTATATATTGCGACGGAAAATCTCACGAAAACATCACGACCAACTAAAGAAAatacttaattaatttatgtgaaACCTTTCTAGTTCTTCTTATTTAGAGTACTTGTTAAGAAAACCAAAATTAATATGTTTTTCAAACTCATAAAAAGGTTATACTAAAAAAGTGAAGGTGAAACATATTGTGTGGACAAAGAATAACAGGTTGCAACATGAACTAAACTAAAGAAAGCATGTTgtgaaatcaatttttagtacaataaatttaaaaataaaatagacatgGAGTGCCAATAAAACAATGTAATGAATGAAGAGTAGGTTGAAGGGAAAATGAGATGGTTGAAGGGAAAATAGACATTGATCTCAGAATGTAATGGTCTTTCACTTGTATGTGTTTTCATATTGGAAAGGATCAAGAGAAAAGCAAAAAGAATGAGTAAAAAGCATTTTTGCCTGTTACCGCATCATTCGTGACTCTTTTGAGAAAAAGTTTTCGCTACAttaaacattttccttttttgacTATACCAAATCCCCTCATTTGGAGGAACTCAAAAATTATATTAGATGAGGATTTCAGATAGGTTATATAAATTCTTGAGATTCAATCTTTATTgttaaaatattcttaaaatttaaaaatatattaatcataaacattaatttatcattcttttagaaaaatattttttcgaaAAATGTATCCATGATTCTCTATATTTTCCATCCAAAGCACTCTCTTCTCTCCAAACCGCCTAAGGAAATGAGCTCATGTAAATTACGTGCATGTTTTGTATCACGATGAGTTACGGTAAAAGCTACACTCTATAGCACCAATTTGAAATTGACCACAGTACCAACAATTAGAAATAGCACCAATTTGATGTTGAATAAGATTATTTGTTTCTTCAACTACATGAATGGTAatcttgtccaaaaaaaaaaaaaaaaactacatgaaTGGTAACGGAGACGGAGAGTATGGTTTCAATATgctgctgatttttttttctcgatTCTGTATTATTTTACATGAGCATGGCCTTGGCTCTAGTATCAAAATATGCCtgattgatataaaaaatatttatatttagcaTTACGAATATGACAAAAACAAGCATGAATATACATTGAATCGCAACAGAGACCGTACTCACTAAATTTAGTCAAATGTGAGAATAATTAGGAGCTAGGAAAATAATAGTGGAAATGTGTTTATAATCACTAAATTAATCAGTCCATGCATGAGTGCAAAATTAGAACGAGGGCAAGATGGTAATATCAACAAACGACAAAGAGCATATTAGAGATAGTACAATGAGTAAACaaccattttcatattttttttggctCAGATTCGAACTccaaccttgcatatattatgtattgtgcataccaactgagctaagctcatgagcACAACCATTTTCATATCTAAATAAGCGTAACGTTGTCACCGTAATCTCTAGATGTATTGAAATTGCAAACGTATCCTTATTGTAtcttttgttaataattttatggactaaattaaccaacaaaaaaacatatttgatgacaaaaataaaagaaacatttaTAGATATATGTTTTCAATGTCGATACATTTGAACACTAATGATAGCAACTCAAACattcaaaccaaaataattgtttacACCCTAAATCAAATTAGCTTATGATGAGGAGGTTTGAAAGGATGTAAATTAGATGCTGCTAGCTGTATATTTCTATGTAGTGCttaatgatgaagatgaaacaGTCGCTTAAATCTAACATAGCAAATTTGTTTAACAACAAACTATGATTTTATACATGGAAAAGCTAAGATATGAATATATGTTTCTCTTAATaacatagagagagagagagaccagGTAGGAATATTATAAAAGGTTAAGTGTCGGAATTTCATTGTCTTGAATTGTTGTTTACTTTTCCACCACCGACGGAATGGGAAAAGCTAGTGAAGACAAAAAGAGtggagaaaaataaaagatgacaAAAAGGGAAGTTAGGTTTCTTTAGTAGAAAGACGGAGTAAAGTGAAGTGAAGGCATGTGATTGGTTGTTTGTACTTTGGAGGAAAGGATGGGTAAAATATCATACACTTGTTGAAGTATGTAAGTGGTATATAATCCAACAGAAATGTTTATGGTACAAaaatttctatatcaaatggagTATGAGTTATATAATGTCATAATTATTAGGATATGCTGTCAAACTTAAGAGTTAGCAAGGGTTCGGCCAATAAATTTAAGAGTGATTTCAGTTTTGTGGAGCTACAACCGAAAATGACCCTTTTAGCTGAATTGTCCAATTTCATGTGCCTCTGACTATATCTGACACTTCCATGATCCTCACGATGAGAAAGCTTCGTCTAGCTTGTATTTAGTCTTCCTAACTTAACTAGCCTTTATTTGGCTATTTAGACCATAGTATTAAAACTCCGCACGGCCATTAACTCGGGAGGGATATTAGGTCGATGAGTCAATGGTCGAACCATTGGGTCATCAGTTGAACCGGATCAACTCGGATGACTCGGTCttgagattaaatttatatagataTTTAAGCGGATTAAATCTGATTGAATTGGTGACTCAATCACTTTAAAAACTATAAAACCTACCAATTATCAACACATCAAAATTAACTATAATATGTGTTTTATACCCACACAAAATCATaccatatttaaataaatattaaaaaattatttcaattttaataaaaaatatttagaaagaaacaattttattaatattatgtattttaattatatatatatatatatatatatatatatatactaataaattaaaaacattaacgatatattataatttaaaataagagttaaattaacttttttttataagagttAAATTTACAAATTGAATCATGCGACCAATGACCTAATGATTCTGTTGTTTGCAATGGAGGAATGTTttcatattagaaaataaaattaaataaattacaactgttttttaactaaaataaatgaaCAACTTGAAGCATATTTTTTAGTGAAAAAAGAATTGAAGGGTacattgttttttattcaaGGAGAATTGGAGAAAACATGAATAGTGTACCCgtttcaagaaaataataatagtgtcgagtataccaaaaaaaaaaaaaaaacataaatgaataGTGGAATGCACAATGAGCATTTTTGCATTGTTTCTCCACTAGaatgttttatatataaatgatgAAAAGCAGTCACGAAACAACATGTTGGCTTGTTGGTTAAAGCTTATTCTATATCTTGTTGTCGCGTGTTTGAATCCCTCTAATGtcaatttttagattttttctaaaattaagtGGAAGCGCGGTCAAAACAAAGCATTGACTCGGCCGGTTTTCACCTGTTCGACAACATAATCGATCCATTGAACAACTCGAACCGGTTACCCCACCGGTTTCCAGTTGGATCGGtctgatttttaaaactatgatttaGATATCGACTAAACCTTATTCAGTTGTTGGTCGTTTTTGGCTAACAACTTGAATTATTTTAAGTTGTAAACAAGATCACAATTGGACATATACCTACTGGTATTTGCAAAATATATGTACAATGGCTATCATAAAAGTCGACATTATGAGTATGTGCACAgataattacaaacaaaaatgagTGGCTATCATAAAACTGATATTTGAACTCTATCTCTAAATGGTATAGATGTTTTCAGAGACGGACCCAGTAGTGTAGGCAACATACAGAAATTTTAACCttgaatatatataatattttagttttttaaagtataaatatatatcatttttttttgataaaaaaatatgtattgtaattgttcttttcaatttttcatattatataaaatatggaACGATTTCCTTATTTTCAATAAGTagtaaaacaataatttaatcatttatttttcgTACGATTTTACGTTTGATTTCAAATAATATCCATAACTCAGAAGGACACAAGGGAGGAAGATAGACTTTTACACTGTGTTTGGTTGCAGTGAAATAGGGGAGAGAGAAATTGCTGAGAGAGAAATTGGAGAGAGATGTCACATTTCTTCCGTTTGGTAGACCTAGAAATAAGGAAGAGAGAAAGGATTATGGTTGGACCCAccactttttcatttcttcgcTGATGTGCGAAGAGTTTCTAGGGAACGCTACATTTTTCTAACTTTCCATTACATGCCCTTATCTTACACTTTTTCTCACCTTTGTATATTTTGCAAAGTATTTGTATTCTTATTATTACTATGCTTTTGTTTTACATACAGTGACATTTTATTTTACACACATAAATATGGTTTTTTTGAGTAACACACaaatagttttttgtttttctaaagtAGAATGACGCACATAAATAGTTGTTCATTTGTATATATACTCCGTTTGTGGTTAACtaatattaatttaacatttaattaattaattttttaacaaaacaaattatcaaaggcctttgaataatttatttatattttagattacCAAATAAAAAACGATGACTTAATTAATTactgaaattaattaaaataaaaaagagagattgatatgttttttaatgaaggggtattttaatattttcaaaaataatcaacacttctctctctcttctatttctcttctctctctcttaaaccaaacaacatctcaaatctactctatttctcttATCTTTCTCTCCTACTATACTCTCTCTCccttatttctctcttctcaatttcttctcacaaccaaacacactctaGTGCCATAGTCAAATTTTATTCTCCTAATTTGATCTTTTTAGAAGtatgaaattattttcttttaaagcACCTACTTAGAAAAGTCCCTGAATATTCCTCTAAGATATGAGTAAACTTCTAACCGAACGGACCAACCTTTGTTTACAATAACAATAGTATTGATTAATTCATATTCTTTTTGGACTTCATAATTTAATTTAGGGGAAATAGGTCTATGAAGTTCATTAGAACTATATCAAACCTCAAGCTTAAAATTTTAAcccaattttccctttcttactcttttttttatttgtttacaaAACCTTTCTTACTTTTGatatgcacaatttttttttgg is from Medicago truncatula cultivar Jemalong A17 chromosome 1, MtrunA17r5.0-ANR, whole genome shotgun sequence and encodes:
- the LOC25484475 gene encoding ADP-ribosylation factor-like protein 5, whose product is MGAMMSRFWFMLFPAKEYKIVVVGLDNAGKTTTLYKLHLGEVVTTNPTVGSNVEELVYKNIRFEVWDLGGQERLRTSWATYYRGTHAVIAVIDSSDRARISLMKDELFRLLGHEDLQHSVILVFANKQDIKDAMTPAEITDALSLHSIKDHDWHIQACSAISGDGLYDGLGWIAGRVTGKA
- the LOC25484476 gene encoding 2-methyl-6-phytyl-1,4-hydroquinone methyltransferase, chloroplastic, whose product is MASLMLSGAENTKLINSIVPSGLGSVSLNFHKKCFFRNNVVSYGNKYGARNLTPRCSISSARPSSQPRFIQHKKEAFWFYRFLSIVYDHIINPGHWTEDMRDDALEPADLYDRRMRVVDVGGGTGFTTLGIVKHVDAKNVTILDQSPHQLARAKKKEALKECKIIEGDAEDLPFPTDYADRYVSAGSIEYWPDPQRGIKEAYRVLKIGGKACIIGPVYPTFWLSQFFADVWMLFPKEEEYIEWFKKAGFKDVKLKRIGPKWYRGVRRHGLIMGCSVTGVKPLSGDSPLQLGPKVEDVQKPVNPLVFLSRLILGTIAATYYVLVPIYMWLKDQIVPKGRRI